From the genome of Variovorax sp. RA8, one region includes:
- a CDS encoding LysR family transcriptional regulator encodes MTLVQLRHLISLAHTGSFSKSAQALHLTQPALSRSIRALEEELGMPLFDRVGRRNELTAFGREVLERSRHLVFEADELRDSGRRLREGEGGTVRIGMGSGPGAMLMTPFLMHMAKHHPRMRVAVARGGTDLLVQSLRAHTLDALVIDARSLNPAPDLELGLVREMRGTFMCRRGHPLARLRAGVRFEAVQRYPIASTPLSDEVARTLVEAYGPEAHPAHCVTLRCEEIPSLVEVARQSDAVLLAVRAAAPGLVELKMNPPFDAVARFGLVTLRRRTEAPALGILRALMQALIRDD; translated from the coding sequence ATGACGCTGGTCCAACTCAGGCACCTCATCTCGCTGGCCCACACGGGCTCGTTCAGCAAGTCCGCACAGGCCCTGCACCTGACGCAGCCCGCGCTGAGCCGCAGCATCCGCGCGCTGGAAGAGGAGCTGGGCATGCCGCTGTTCGACCGCGTGGGTCGCCGCAATGAGCTCACCGCCTTCGGCCGCGAGGTGCTGGAGCGCTCGCGCCACCTGGTCTTCGAGGCCGACGAACTGCGCGACAGCGGCCGCCGGCTGCGCGAGGGGGAGGGCGGCACGGTGCGCATCGGCATGGGCTCGGGCCCGGGCGCGATGCTGATGACGCCCTTCCTGATGCACATGGCGAAGCACCACCCGAGGATGCGCGTCGCGGTGGCGCGCGGCGGCACCGATCTGCTCGTGCAGTCGCTGCGTGCGCACACCCTCGATGCGCTGGTGATCGACGCGCGTTCGCTAAACCCGGCGCCCGATCTCGAGCTCGGGCTGGTGCGCGAGATGCGCGGCACCTTCATGTGCCGCCGCGGCCATCCTCTCGCGCGGCTGCGCGCCGGTGTGCGCTTCGAGGCGGTGCAGCGCTATCCGATCGCCTCCACGCCGCTGAGCGACGAGGTGGCGCGAACCCTGGTCGAGGCCTACGGGCCCGAGGCGCATCCGGCGCACTGCGTGACGCTGCGATGCGAGGAGATCCCCAGCCTGGTGGAGGTGGCGCGCCAGAGCGACGCCGTGCTGCTGGCGGTCCGCGCGGCGGCGCCCGGGCTGGTCGAGCTGAAGATGAATCCGCCGTTCGACGCCGTGGCCCGCTTCGGCCTCGTGACGCTACGCCGGCGCACCGAGGCGCCGGCGCTGGGCATTCTGCGCGCGCTGATGCAGGCGCTGATCCGCGACGACTGA
- a CDS encoding D-amino acid dehydrogenase yields the protein MRVIVLGAGLLGVTSAYYLRQLGHEVTVIDRQATPAAETSFANGGQISVSHAEPWANPGAPLKLLQWLGKEDAPLLFRLRADLRQWLWGLAFLRECTPARTQRNIEQIVRLGTYSRELLQQLRRDKGLQYDQRTQGILHFYTTQKEFDAALKPAEQMRALGCERRVVSADEAVRIEPALAHIRPRLAGATYTAEDESGDANRFARELVALAVADGVQFLMSHTVTALREAGGRIDHVEATDSEGRFQRIRGDAVVLAMGSLSPLHAAPLGIRLPIYPAKGYSVTLPVKDASKAHQVSLTDDEYKLVFSRYTSESGDRLRIAGTAELNGYDRDLNRVRCEAIVRRVEELFPGAGDTTRAQFWTGLRPATPSNVPLIGRTRLPNLFLNTGHGTLGWTHACGSGHAIARIVSGLKPEVDFAFVGA from the coding sequence ATGCGCGTGATCGTTCTCGGCGCCGGCCTGCTCGGCGTCACCTCGGCCTACTACCTCCGCCAACTCGGCCACGAAGTGACCGTGATCGACCGGCAGGCCACGCCAGCCGCCGAAACCAGCTTCGCCAACGGCGGCCAGATCTCGGTCAGCCATGCCGAGCCCTGGGCCAATCCTGGTGCACCGCTCAAACTGCTGCAATGGCTGGGCAAGGAAGATGCGCCGCTGCTCTTCCGCCTGCGCGCCGACCTGCGCCAGTGGCTCTGGGGCCTGGCCTTCCTGCGCGAGTGCACGCCTGCGCGCACCCAGCGCAACATCGAGCAGATCGTGCGCCTGGGGACCTACAGTCGCGAGCTGCTGCAGCAGCTGCGCCGCGACAAGGGACTGCAATACGACCAGCGCACCCAGGGCATCCTGCACTTCTACACGACGCAGAAAGAATTCGACGCCGCCCTGAAGCCGGCCGAGCAGATGCGGGCCCTGGGTTGCGAGCGCCGCGTGGTTTCGGCCGACGAAGCAGTCCGCATCGAGCCGGCTCTGGCCCACATCCGGCCGCGGCTGGCCGGCGCCACCTACACGGCCGAGGACGAGTCCGGCGATGCCAACCGCTTCGCGCGGGAACTGGTCGCGCTGGCCGTGGCCGACGGCGTGCAGTTCCTCATGAGCCACACCGTCACCGCGCTGCGCGAAGCGGGCGGGCGCATCGACCATGTCGAAGCCACCGATAGCGAGGGCCGATTCCAGCGCATCCGCGGCGATGCCGTGGTGCTGGCGATGGGCTCGCTGTCCCCGCTCCATGCCGCGCCGCTCGGCATCCGGTTGCCGATCTACCCGGCCAAGGGCTACTCGGTCACGCTGCCGGTGAAGGACGCCTCGAAGGCGCACCAGGTCTCGCTGACCGACGACGAATACAAGCTCGTCTTCTCGCGCTACACCTCGGAAAGCGGCGACCGGCTGCGCATTGCAGGCACGGCCGAACTCAACGGCTACGACCGCGACCTCAACCGCGTGCGCTGCGAAGCCATCGTGCGGCGCGTGGAAGAACTCTTCCCCGGCGCTGGCGACACCACACGGGCGCAGTTCTGGACCGGCCTGCGCCCCGCCACGCCGAGCAACGTGCCGCTGATCGGCCGGACGCGCCTGCCCAACCTGTTTCTCAACACCGGCCACGGCACGCTGGGATGGACCCATGCCTGCGGCTCGGGCCACGCGATCGCGCGCATCGTGAGCGGGCTGAAGCCCGAGGTCGACTTCGCCTTCGTCGGCGCCTGA
- a CDS encoding FAD-dependent oxidoreductase, with protein MRVLVLGAGLLGVTSAYYLQQLGHEVTVIDRHATPGAKARGLAAAGLSPDAARLLQQSSLAWPTQAGWKALRRQLRGRVGRWLDHAFGPSPRFNPLEHLVRLGAYSRASARALRDEVGVSGGARNAGVLSFYTDANAFEGRLARQPRWDALGCEERLLSAEDALALEPALSGAREALAGAAHALDDPSRDPAQFAAGLIFLCRAAGVRFLTRHQVLSLHEGAGRIDHVKALDAHGRPVRLQAQAYVLALGASSVTHAEQLGIAMPLRFMREHILTLPIKDPARAPRMALRDWQGRLRIRRVETPAGDCLRVSTTVHAKAGAGSESDPECFEAMLLRVEKMLPGAVDAGQAGFETALHAVSRSGLPTIGKTRLRNLFLNSAPGARGWINACGAGKSIARIVSGLRPELEFAFRRL; from the coding sequence ATGCGCGTGCTCGTACTCGGCGCCGGCCTGCTCGGCGTCACATCGGCCTATTACCTGCAGCAGCTGGGCCACGAAGTGACCGTGATCGACCGGCATGCGACGCCCGGGGCCAAGGCCCGCGGCCTCGCCGCCGCCGGCCTCTCGCCGGATGCCGCCCGGCTTCTCCAGCAGTCGTCCCTCGCCTGGCCCACGCAGGCCGGCTGGAAGGCGCTTCGACGCCAGCTGCGCGGTCGCGTGGGCCGATGGCTCGACCACGCGTTCGGCCCCTCGCCCCGCTTCAATCCCCTCGAGCACCTGGTGCGGCTGGGTGCCTACAGCCGCGCCAGCGCGCGCGCCCTGCGCGATGAGGTCGGCGTGTCCGGCGGCGCGCGCAATGCGGGCGTGCTGAGCTTCTACACGGATGCCAACGCCTTCGAGGGCCGCCTGGCGCGCCAGCCCCGCTGGGACGCGCTGGGCTGCGAGGAGCGGCTGCTCTCGGCAGAGGACGCGCTCGCGCTCGAACCCGCGCTGAGCGGCGCGCGCGAGGCGCTGGCGGGCGCGGCCCATGCGCTCGACGACCCGTCGCGCGATCCGGCCCAGTTTGCCGCGGGCCTCATCTTCCTGTGCCGCGCGGCGGGCGTGCGCTTCCTGACGCGGCACCAGGTGCTCTCGCTGCACGAGGGCGCCGGCCGCATCGACCATGTGAAGGCGCTGGACGCCCATGGCCGCCCCGTCAGGCTGCAGGCCCAGGCTTATGTCCTGGCGCTGGGCGCCTCCAGCGTGACGCATGCCGAGCAGTTGGGGATCGCGATGCCGCTGCGCTTCATGCGCGAACACATCCTCACCCTGCCGATCAAGGATCCGGCGCGCGCTCCGCGCATGGCGCTGCGCGATTGGCAGGGCCGGCTGCGCATTCGCCGCGTCGAGACACCGGCCGGCGACTGCCTGCGGGTGTCTACGACCGTGCACGCCAAGGCCGGCGCCGGGAGCGAGTCCGACCCGGAGTGCTTCGAAGCGATGCTGCTCCGGGTCGAGAAGATGCTGCCGGGCGCCGTGGACGCCGGCCAGGCCGGCTTCGAGACGGCCCTGCACGCGGTGAGCAGGAGCGGCCTGCCGACCATCGGCAAGACCCGACTGCGCAATCTCTTCCTCAACTCCGCGCCGGGCGCGCGCGGCTGGATCAACGCCTGCGGCGCCGGCAAGTCCATCGCGCGCATCGTGAGCGGCCTGCGACCGGAACTGGAGTTCGCCTTCCGCCGCTTGTAG
- a CDS encoding helix-turn-helix domain-containing protein, translated as MSTTVDLIQALKNELKTARMTYADLAKSLDMAESSVKRMLAKGDMPLTRVDAICRALKIDFAELARRVADAQPLLKELTLEQEKAVVKDKKLLLMAICVLSQWTLEQIVAAYRLSDAECIGYLAQLDRIGIIELRPLNRYRLKLAKTFRWRPHGPVMDFFRENVVLDYYRGGFDGPAEGLLLVHGSISKSLAPAFLDRLQRVAQDFAQQHQTDQKLSPKEREGYTLLLGMRNWEFELFTRLRRS; from the coding sequence ATGAGCACCACCGTCGATCTCATCCAGGCTCTCAAGAACGAGCTCAAGACAGCGCGCATGACCTATGCGGATCTCGCCAAATCGCTGGACATGGCCGAATCGAGCGTCAAGCGCATGCTGGCCAAGGGCGACATGCCGTTGACCCGGGTCGACGCGATCTGCCGCGCCCTGAAGATCGACTTCGCGGAACTGGCGCGGCGCGTTGCCGACGCGCAGCCGCTGCTCAAGGAGCTGACGCTGGAGCAGGAGAAGGCCGTGGTCAAGGACAAGAAGCTGCTGCTCATGGCCATCTGCGTGCTGAGCCAGTGGACGCTGGAGCAGATCGTCGCCGCCTACCGCCTCAGCGACGCCGAATGCATCGGCTACCTGGCGCAGCTGGACCGCATCGGCATCATCGAGCTCAGGCCGCTCAACCGCTACCGGCTCAAGCTGGCCAAGACCTTCCGCTGGCGCCCGCACGGGCCGGTGATGGACTTCTTCCGCGAGAACGTGGTGCTGGACTATTACCGCGGGGGTTTCGACGGGCCGGCCGAGGGCCTGCTGCTGGTACACGGATCGATCAGCAAGTCCCTGGCGCCGGCCTTCCTCGATCGCCTGCAGCGCGTGGCGCAGGATTTCGCACAGCAGCACCAGACCGACCAGAAGCTCTCCCCCAAGGAACGCGAGGGCTACACGCTGCTGCTGGGCATGCGCAACTGGGAATTCGAGCTGTTCACCCGCCTGCGCCGTTCGTGA
- a CDS encoding tripartite tricarboxylate transporter substrate binding protein produces the protein MTSIFQRSHLLACTLLLAAGTALAQSYPAKPVNLMVPYPAGGPSDAAARIFATPLGKELGQQVLVENLGGVSGAMAAQKVLAAPADGYYIFQGSPNEVILSPLANAAVKLKAEDFRLVHPVADAVMVFVARKDLPANSVDELIALARRSADKPLSYGSVGVGSLYHLILEKVQQDAGIKLMHAPYKGNAPLLQDIGGGQVDFAVLVYSAAMGALAEQGRLKVIGQLGAQRSELLTNVPTASEGKELKNFAYKTWSGFMVPRNTPEEVVQKLHKAIGATLKDPSVRTQLAAQTQVASPPMSLAESAKFFEAETARYRDIARSIHLQPQ, from the coding sequence ATGACATCGATCTTCCAGCGCTCGCATCTTCTCGCCTGCACCCTGTTGCTGGCAGCGGGCACCGCCCTCGCTCAGAGCTACCCGGCCAAGCCGGTCAACCTGATGGTTCCCTACCCCGCGGGCGGCCCCTCCGATGCCGCCGCGCGCATCTTCGCCACGCCGCTGGGCAAGGAGCTGGGCCAGCAAGTGCTGGTGGAGAACCTCGGCGGCGTCAGCGGCGCGATGGCGGCCCAGAAGGTGCTGGCGGCGCCGGCCGACGGCTACTACATTTTCCAGGGCTCACCCAACGAGGTGATCCTCTCGCCGCTGGCCAACGCGGCCGTCAAGCTCAAGGCCGAGGACTTCCGCCTGGTGCATCCGGTGGCCGACGCGGTGATGGTCTTCGTCGCGCGCAAGGACCTGCCGGCCAACAGCGTGGACGAGCTGATCGCGCTCGCCCGCAGGTCGGCCGACAAGCCGCTTTCCTACGGCAGCGTGGGCGTCGGATCGCTCTACCACCTGATCCTGGAGAAGGTGCAGCAGGACGCCGGCATCAAACTGATGCACGCCCCCTACAAGGGCAACGCGCCGCTCCTGCAGGACATCGGCGGCGGGCAGGTCGATTTCGCGGTGCTGGTGTACAGCGCCGCCATGGGCGCACTGGCCGAGCAGGGCCGGCTCAAGGTGATCGGGCAGCTCGGCGCGCAACGCTCCGAGCTGCTGACGAACGTCCCCACCGCGAGCGAAGGCAAGGAGCTGAAGAACTTCGCCTACAAGACCTGGAGCGGCTTCATGGTGCCGAGGAACACGCCGGAGGAGGTGGTGCAGAAGCTGCACAAGGCGATCGGCGCGACCCTGAAGGACCCGAGCGTCCGTACGCAGCTCGCGGCCCAGACCCAGGTCGCCTCGCCGCCGATGTCGCTGGCCGAGTCGGCGAAGTTCTTCGAGGCCGAGACCGCGCGCTACCGGGACATCGCCAGGTCGATCCACCTGCAACCGCAGTAA
- a CDS encoding M20 aminoacylase family protein produces MSTLLEDLHAQAGAFIDIRRDIHHHPELGFDEHRTSALVAERLEAWGYQVERGLGGTGVVGRLVRGDGERRLGLRADMDALPIDESTGLAYASSHAGVMHACGHDGHTAMLLAAAHHLAERGRFSGTLNLIFQPAEEGGGGALRMMEQGLFDKYPCDAIFAMHNMPGLPQGRLALREGPAMASSDYATVTLAGIGGHGAMPHRTADPIVAAASIVMALQTVVSRNIDPLQMAVVTVGAVHAGKANNVIPQSATLELSVRALDGDVRSRLEERIKALIAAQAESFGVKAQIDWRPGYAVLVNTPQETAFAREVALELLGPERVTLQAPALPGSEDFAFMLERVPGSYLLIGNGEGDGHGACMVHNPGYDFNDGNVAIGAAYWVLLAERFLS; encoded by the coding sequence ATGAGCACGCTTCTCGAAGACCTGCACGCGCAGGCCGGCGCCTTCATCGACATCCGCCGCGACATCCACCACCATCCCGAGCTCGGCTTCGACGAGCACCGTACCTCGGCCCTGGTCGCCGAGCGGCTCGAAGCCTGGGGGTACCAGGTCGAGCGCGGCCTCGGAGGCACCGGCGTGGTGGGCCGGCTGGTTCGCGGCGACGGCGAGCGCCGCCTGGGCCTGCGCGCCGACATGGACGCCCTGCCCATCGACGAATCCACCGGCCTGGCCTATGCCAGCAGCCACGCCGGCGTCATGCACGCCTGCGGCCACGACGGCCACACCGCGATGCTGCTGGCCGCCGCACACCACCTGGCCGAACGCGGGCGCTTTTCGGGCACGCTGAACCTGATCTTCCAGCCGGCCGAAGAAGGCGGCGGCGGGGCGCTGCGGATGATGGAGCAAGGCCTGTTCGACAAGTACCCGTGCGACGCCATCTTCGCGATGCACAACATGCCCGGCCTGCCGCAGGGCCGGCTGGCGCTGCGCGAAGGGCCGGCAATGGCCTCTTCCGACTACGCAACGGTCACGCTCGCCGGCATCGGCGGCCACGGCGCGATGCCGCATCGTACGGCGGACCCCATCGTGGCGGCAGCCAGCATCGTGATGGCGCTGCAGACGGTGGTCTCGCGCAACATCGACCCGCTGCAGATGGCCGTGGTGACGGTGGGCGCCGTGCATGCCGGCAAGGCCAACAACGTGATCCCGCAAAGCGCCACGCTGGAGCTCAGCGTGCGCGCGCTCGACGGCGACGTGCGAAGCCGGTTGGAGGAACGCATCAAGGCGCTGATCGCGGCGCAGGCCGAGAGCTTCGGCGTCAAGGCGCAGATCGACTGGCGACCGGGCTACGCCGTGCTGGTCAACACGCCGCAGGAGACCGCCTTCGCGCGCGAGGTGGCGCTGGAACTGCTGGGCCCGGAACGCGTCACGCTGCAGGCTCCGGCACTGCCCGGCAGCGAGGACTTCGCCTTCATGCTGGAGCGCGTGCCCGGCAGCTACCTGTTGATCGGCAACGGCGAAGGCGACGGCCACGGCGCGTGCATGGTGCATAACCCCGGCTACGATTTCAACGACGGCAACGTCGCGATCGGCGCGGCCTACTGGGTGCTCCTGGCCGAGCGCTTCTTGAGCTAG